A single window of Sphingobacterium sp. ML3W DNA harbors:
- a CDS encoding LutB/LldF family L-lactate oxidation iron-sulfur protein — protein sequence MSVSSADKFLKESATKSFDSKHRDIINYNIDKYNIAFEKGKSKFVNLENSRLEANLTKWRAIEHLDKYLLEFESKFIKRGGKVIWANDAEEARQEIWKIMERNNAKSIIKSKSMASEEIELNHFLEEKGIEALESDLGEFIIQLLGQKPYHIVTPAMHLSLADIAQLFHDKFGTPLEATAEELTMKARELLREKYKTADIGISGANFLIADTGSIAITENEGNARLTTAFPKIHIAIVGIEKILPSINDLDLFWPLLSTHGTGQNLTVYNTLLSGPRQAYESDGPEEMYVVLLDNGRTNLLAQKEQRQGLYCIRCGACLNVCPIYQNIGGHTYETTYQGPIGSLISPHLSGMKEFKHLSYASSLCGKCTEVCPVGIDIQRMLLLNRRDAVAEDLAPSIEKKAWKGFTYFIQRRKLIDLFGGKLKNFFISTFFKKIWGNNRQLPKLADKSFSKQWKEQQKNKD from the coding sequence ATGTCAGTAAGCTCTGCAGATAAATTTTTGAAAGAAAGTGCAACCAAATCTTTCGACAGTAAGCATCGCGATATTATCAATTATAATATCGACAAGTATAATATTGCTTTCGAAAAAGGGAAGAGTAAATTCGTGAATCTGGAGAACTCTCGTTTAGAAGCAAATCTAACAAAATGGAGAGCTATTGAACATTTAGATAAATATCTATTAGAGTTTGAAAGCAAATTCATAAAAAGAGGTGGAAAAGTGATATGGGCCAATGACGCTGAAGAGGCCCGTCAGGAAATCTGGAAAATCATGGAACGAAATAATGCCAAAAGCATTATCAAATCCAAATCCATGGCTTCAGAAGAAATTGAACTGAATCATTTTTTAGAGGAAAAAGGAATTGAGGCTTTGGAAAGTGACCTTGGTGAATTTATCATTCAATTACTAGGTCAAAAACCTTATCACATCGTCACTCCAGCGATGCATTTGAGTCTAGCTGATATCGCCCAGTTATTTCACGATAAATTTGGAACACCACTTGAAGCTACTGCAGAAGAATTAACAATGAAAGCGCGCGAACTGTTGCGCGAAAAATATAAAACAGCTGATATAGGCATATCGGGAGCCAATTTTCTAATAGCAGATACTGGTAGTATTGCCATTACGGAAAACGAAGGTAATGCACGTTTAACAACAGCTTTTCCTAAAATTCATATTGCTATTGTTGGCATTGAGAAAATATTACCATCGATAAACGACCTTGATTTATTTTGGCCGTTGCTTTCCACTCATGGAACAGGACAAAATTTAACGGTTTATAACACCTTGCTAAGTGGTCCCAGACAAGCTTATGAGTCTGATGGTCCTGAAGAAATGTACGTAGTCCTATTAGACAATGGCCGCACCAATCTTTTAGCCCAAAAGGAACAACGACAAGGTTTATACTGCATTCGTTGCGGAGCATGCTTAAATGTATGCCCTATCTATCAAAATATTGGTGGGCACACCTATGAAACTACTTATCAAGGTCCTATTGGTTCTCTCATATCACCACATCTTAGTGGAATGAAAGAATTTAAACACTTAAGCTACGCCTCTTCCCTTTGTGGTAAATGTACAGAGGTATGTCCTGTTGGTATTGACATTCAACGAATGCTATTGTTAAATAGAAGAGATGCTGTAGCGGAAGATTTAGCCCCGTCAATAGAGAAAAAAGCATGGAAAGGCTTTACGTACTTCATACAGAGAAGAAAGCTAATTGATTTATTCGGAGGTAAGTTGAAAAACTTTTTTATAAGTACATTCTTTAAAAAAATATGGGGCAACAACAGACAGCTGCCAAAACTAGCCGACAAATCTTTCTCTAAACAATGGAAAGAGCAACAAAAGAATAAAGATTAA
- a CDS encoding energy transducer TonB, whose translation MLNSKLNIYQREWLEVVFAGRNQSYGAFELRNLSNWATNWSIVIVLSLVALGVVGNSIYNRYFKPDVPVVQQREIVVDLNTLYEMEEKVKEKQVEEPVPVQEKTSLQIAVDLPKEELIRFVEPKVTHRDRVTEDIATQDELTKTNRMSARLSLKASATGTSIPRGEFGSVKRDGGITGVKEGAVNGNSDVVNDFKTVEVMPTPHGGMQAFMKWVGEYYQYPEAALQHGVNGVVEVSFVVEKDGTLTDILVKRDISYDTGKAAIELLLKAKKWRPGIQNGRPVRVAYTLPIRLNTVSQ comes from the coding sequence ATGCTAAATTCGAAATTGAATATTTATCAAAGAGAATGGTTAGAGGTTGTCTTTGCAGGGCGTAATCAATCTTACGGCGCTTTTGAATTACGAAATTTATCGAATTGGGCTACGAATTGGTCTATTGTGATTGTCTTGAGTTTGGTTGCTTTAGGTGTGGTGGGCAACAGTATTTATAATCGATATTTCAAACCTGATGTGCCAGTTGTTCAGCAAAGAGAAATTGTTGTTGATCTTAACACTTTGTATGAAATGGAAGAAAAAGTGAAGGAAAAGCAAGTAGAAGAACCTGTTCCTGTTCAAGAAAAAACCTCTTTGCAGATTGCTGTAGATTTACCAAAAGAGGAATTGATACGTTTCGTAGAACCGAAAGTTACACATAGGGATCGAGTTACAGAAGATATTGCAACGCAAGATGAATTGACTAAAACGAACAGGATGTCGGCACGTTTGAGTTTGAAAGCAAGCGCCACGGGCACTTCTATACCTAGGGGTGAGTTTGGCTCTGTAAAACGCGATGGCGGTATTACAGGTGTCAAAGAAGGGGCAGTAAATGGAAATTCGGATGTTGTTAATGATTTTAAAACTGTAGAAGTAATGCCAACTCCACATGGAGGGATGCAAGCTTTTATGAAATGGGTGGGTGAGTATTACCAATATCCTGAAGCAGCTTTACAGCATGGTGTGAATGGGGTGGTTGAAGTTTCTTTTGTGGTAGAAAAGGATGGGACACTGACGGATATTTTGGTTAAAAGAGATATCTCCTATGATACAGGAAAAGCTGCTATCGAATTATTGCTTAAAGCGAAGAAATGGAGGCCCGGTATTCAAAATGGAAGACCCGTTCGAGTAGCCTATACATTGCCTATTCGTTTGAATACAGTTTCACAATAG
- a CDS encoding acyltransferase, whose amino-acid sequence MDSQTKRTYIPWIDFLRIFACFLVVLCHSCDAFVASFDNSISFHTAVFIGSLVRPCVPLFAMMSGILLFPVKTDLATFYKKRIGRIIIPLLFWSIALPIAFALYAYFIKSSPNGLISIEKYTVEGTLTKIITSIFNFNYDTTPLWYIYMLIGIYLIIPIFGSWLDRASKKDIQIFLSFWIITLILPYIKMAAPLLGYTGNYGDTGIWGVCTWNEFGTFYYFSGFIGYIVLAYYLVKFPLTWSWNKTLAISIPVFLVGFTITFSGFLITQKFYPANYANLEIVWYFCSINVAMMTFSVFIIFQKLKIKESKALKDWSLATFGIFLSHFIIVQGISDLFFKVPYLPAGIKIVLISIISFVLSYLVTKIFDMNPITRRFIK is encoded by the coding sequence ATGGATTCACAAACAAAAAGAACTTACATTCCCTGGATTGATTTTTTAAGAATTTTCGCTTGCTTTTTAGTCGTATTATGTCACAGTTGTGATGCTTTTGTAGCGTCATTTGACAATAGTATTTCGTTTCATACTGCGGTGTTTATAGGAAGTCTCGTTAGGCCTTGTGTACCACTTTTTGCGATGATGTCTGGCATCTTATTGTTCCCTGTCAAGACAGATCTGGCCACATTTTATAAAAAACGTATTGGACGCATCATTATTCCATTATTATTTTGGTCCATAGCCCTTCCCATAGCATTCGCCCTTTATGCCTATTTTATCAAATCGAGTCCAAATGGGCTAATATCAATTGAAAAATATACTGTAGAAGGTACGCTAACTAAGATAATCACTTCTATTTTCAATTTTAATTATGACACGACTCCGCTATGGTATATTTATATGCTCATAGGTATCTACTTAATCATTCCCATTTTTGGTTCTTGGTTAGATCGTGCCTCAAAAAAAGATATTCAAATCTTTTTGAGTTTTTGGATCATAACCTTGATCTTACCCTACATTAAAATGGCTGCACCTTTACTCGGTTATACAGGTAATTATGGCGATACAGGAATCTGGGGTGTATGTACATGGAATGAATTTGGGACATTTTATTATTTCTCAGGTTTCATTGGTTACATTGTCCTTGCTTATTATTTAGTCAAATTCCCTTTAACTTGGTCTTGGAACAAAACATTAGCGATTTCAATACCGGTATTTCTAGTCGGATTTACCATCACTTTTTCTGGTTTTTTAATTACTCAAAAGTTCTATCCTGCTAATTATGCTAATTTGGAAATTGTATGGTATTTCTGTTCTATTAATGTTGCCATGATGACTTTTTCGGTCTTTATTATTTTTCAAAAACTAAAAATTAAAGAATCAAAAGCGCTCAAGGATTGGTCACTCGCCACCTTCGGTATATTCCTGTCTCACTTTATAATTGTACAAGGAATATCAGATCTATTTTTCAAAGTACCTTATCTGCCAGCAGGTATAAAAATAGTATTGATTTCGATTATTAGTTTTGTATTAAGTTATTTGGTTACTAAAATATTTGATATGAATCCAATAACTAGAAGGTTTATTAAATAA
- the tsaD gene encoding tRNA (adenosine(37)-N6)-threonylcarbamoyltransferase complex transferase subunit TsaD — MAVILGIESSCDETSASICIDGEIFSNVIATQAIHAKYGGVVPELASRAHQQNIIPTVEEAIRVAKIHKNQIDAVAFTRGPGLLGALLVGTSFAKSFALARNIPLIDVNHMQAHILAHFIEGPKPTFPFLCLTVSGGHTQIVLVKDYFEMEILGQTLDDAAGEAFDKTAKILNLPYPGGPLIDKHAQNGNPDAYKLPEPQIQGLDFSFSGLKTAILYMVQKEEKSDSDFLKNHIDDVCASVQSRIVSILLNKLKKAAKETGVKDIAIAGGVSANSGLRKELVAMGERYHWNVFIPKFEYCTDNAAMIAIAGYQKYVIKDFVGQDVGPLARMHM; from the coding sequence ATGGCTGTTATTTTAGGTATTGAATCATCTTGCGATGAAACATCTGCTTCAATTTGTATCGATGGAGAAATATTTTCCAATGTTATTGCTACTCAGGCGATTCATGCAAAATATGGAGGTGTAGTTCCAGAATTAGCATCACGTGCGCACCAACAAAATATTATACCAACGGTTGAAGAAGCCATTCGTGTTGCAAAAATACATAAAAATCAAATAGATGCAGTAGCTTTTACGCGCGGTCCAGGATTATTAGGTGCTTTATTGGTTGGAACTTCATTTGCAAAGTCTTTTGCTTTAGCTCGTAATATCCCATTGATTGATGTAAATCATATGCAAGCCCATATATTAGCACATTTTATTGAAGGACCTAAGCCTACTTTCCCTTTTTTATGTCTTACGGTATCTGGTGGACATACACAAATCGTATTGGTAAAGGATTATTTTGAAATGGAAATTTTGGGACAAACTTTAGATGATGCGGCTGGAGAGGCATTTGATAAAACAGCAAAGATTTTAAATTTGCCATATCCTGGCGGACCATTGATCGATAAGCATGCTCAAAATGGAAACCCGGATGCTTACAAACTCCCAGAACCCCAAATACAGGGTTTAGATTTTAGCTTTTCGGGGCTGAAGACTGCAATTCTTTATATGGTGCAAAAGGAAGAAAAGTCAGATTCAGATTTTTTGAAAAATCATATTGATGATGTGTGTGCATCTGTTCAATCTCGTATTGTATCGATATTGCTCAATAAGTTGAAAAAGGCTGCAAAGGAAACCGGTGTCAAAGATATTGCTATTGCTGGAGGAGTCTCTGCAAACTCAGGTTTGCGTAAAGAATTGGTTGCAATGGGGGAGCGTTATCATTGGAATGTATTTATCCCTAAGTTTGAATATTGTACAGATAATGCGGCAATGATTGCTATTGCCGGATATCAGAAATATGTAATCAAAGATTTCGTCGGACAGGATGTAGGGCCATTGGCACGTATGCATATGTAG